AATTCCCTTAAGAAAAGCTCTATATTGTTCATaatattctatatttttttgtattcctgCTTTTAATCGAATAGAACCTACGTTTTTATGGCTCCAAATCCCCCCAAAGTACAAAGTCACGACTCTAGAAAGTGAGTCATGCGACCTCAGCAAACTGCTAGCCAGGTGTCTGTGGGCCTGTAATTATTTTGGTATTTGCCGCAGTTAGAAATGAATCGAATGCGAGACACACTGACGCACAGAGATAGACACTGGCAGATTGGATCGGAGGCATAGGAAGACCGGGTACTCGGGTTGCAACAACATCTTGGGATCGTGATGAAATTCGTGGGTAGTGAGTGGATGGAGCTGGCCAGGATTCAGATACAACtgtggctgttgctgctccACTTTGGCGGTGCCCTTTCTCTTGAATATTTCAAAGATAACCGACTCCCAGAGAGATGCAAATACTTGCTGGAGGATGAACTGATCTTAGAGCGAAAGTGTGGCGGCACCTATCCACTGCTGGCCTTCACCAAGTTTCGCGACACTTTCGTGAAGGCCGGCGAGCCGTTTTCCCTGTTTATGCCCAATACAATGGACCATATAATGGTGGTGATGAAGGATTCGGAGCTACAGAATTGTGCACGCTTTCAGCTGTCGGATATGGCCACGTTCTTTTGCCTGGACAATAACAGAAATGAAACGATCAGACTGGATTTCGCCCACATGTACTGCTTTCCATTTCATATCCAGCTGCCGGATGATTTGATGCAGACGTGCCTTGCGGAGAACAATATGGTCGACGAGTATCTGGAGGATGTCCTCCGCACCCGACGTGGCGTCATCCACTATACCTTCAACAATAGTCGGGGCCATCGGCATATTTCTGTATATTTCTGGCCGTTGccgctgccgttgctgttgctgttgctgctcctcTTCTCCTGGCAATGATGAGTCGTAAATTTTTATGCAAGCTGCCATAAAGATTGATCGGTTAAGCCAAAGGggataacattaaaaacataatgctaaaacgaaaaaaaaaaaaaaaaaaaaaaaaaaaaaagagtaaggTAAATATATGTGGATCGAAAGCCTTATCGCTGGCCTTGCTCCTGGCCATCTACTCCGCCCCGCGGGGTCCTTGttgagtatttattttatggcaaaacaaattaaactatattaacgcattgtttgttttcattggAGAGCGTAGGGCTTCTGGGTTCCCATGGATCAGCCGTACCCATTCTGAACTTCTTCGGCCTatcaggtttttttttcaagaaaaaagCTCTTGCCAAGTTGTTAAGTCATTGTTGATTGCTGATTggttttcttaattatttcacattatttaattattatttactaaatatatttGGGATGTACTCAGCAAAGTTAAGttgctttaataaaaattaaaatt
The DNA window shown above is from Drosophila gunungcola strain Sukarami unplaced genomic scaffold, Dgunungcola_SK_2 000348F, whole genome shotgun sequence and carries:
- the LOC128266103 gene encoding uncharacterized protein LOC128266103 translates to MKFVGSEWMELARIQIQLWLLLLHFGGALSLEYFKDNRLPERCKYLLEDELILERKCGGTYPLLAFTKFRDTFVKAGEPFSLFMPNTMDHIMVVMKDSELQNCARFQLSDMATFFCLDNNRNETIRLDFAHMYCFPFHIQLPDDLMQTCLAENNMVDEYLEDVLRTRRGVIHYTFNNSRGHRHISVYFWPLPLPLLLLLLLLFSWQ